Below is a genomic region from Henckelia pumila isolate YLH828 chromosome 3, ASM3356847v2, whole genome shotgun sequence.
tgaatgaaacataaatcaatgacatataaaccatgcagtcacataatacatgcatactcagtcaggatatctcgaacagtacttccgtacctcaaaacaatgcaagctctaccaactctaggtccacgcctatagtctgctctacactgccaaatgatactactatcattaaagtgctctaaaagccttaactatgctattgcatactcctaaatatttataggaagcaaaagctataccttcgtccgtcgttagccctttgatgtcgatacctccagaacttgggcacaactctgctacgacttccgaacgcctcgccgatcgccgggtcaagcctaggaaggctagaacaactcgaatagactagaaaggagaaggaaatactcggaattggaaattggaaatgaagcctcggccctctatttatagacaacgatcggaacttccgatcctcgatcggaacgtccgaacctcgatcggaacgtccgatcctgctatcggagcttccgaagatcctgatctgccatgtgtcaaaatatcactggttgacttcggatagggcgatcggagcttccaatcccgatcggagcttccgatcctgccacacgtcatgcatgatatcgatcgaagcttccgatcctgttcagaacttccgaacctaccttcggagcttccgaactctattcaagtaattatgattaatcccttaattactgatttcggttacggggtactacattctcccccacttaagatatttcgtcctcgaaaatagatcttaagtactgaatgcaatacaaggtacataaacattctttattcaaatcaaacgtttacagagtttgcaactgaatacaacttaagaatggaatcaaaacaactcaggatggtcttcacgcatcctatcctcaagctcccaagtagcttcctcagtgcctcggcgctgccactgaactaaaaccaaaggaataactttgttccgcaaaaccttatccttataatccaggatacgaataggtttctcaacataggtaaaatccttgttcacctgaacctcagaccactacagaatatgagattcatccgccacataccgtcgcaacagagatacgtgaaacacgtcgtgaatactggatagatgtggtggcaaagctagtcgataagacaaatctccaatgctctccaagatctcaaacggaccgataaacctgggagacaacttgcccttaaggacaaatctgagaatcttgcggaaaggtgacactctcagaaacactttctccccgaaatcgaactgcaaaggcctacgcttgatattagcatagctggcctgatgatcctgtgcagtcttaatccgttcttgatctgatcgacaatgtctaccgcctgctggataagctccggtccctcatcctgtctctcccccacttattcccagaagagtggagtacgacaacgtcgcccgtacaacgcctcaaaatttgccatcccaatactagtatgatagctattgttgtacgcgaactcgatcaacggcaaatgattctgccaggctgaaccaaaatccatgacgcatgctctaagcatatcctccaaagtacggatagtgcactctgactgaccatcagtctccagatgataggcagtactcaaactgagagtagtacccattgcacgctgaacactccccaagaatctagaagtaaacctggggtcccgatcgctgacaatactCACAGGCACtacatgaagtcgaacgatctcctgaatgtacatccgtgccatgcgatccacagagtactctcgactataggcaatgaaatgcactgacttggtgagtcggtccaccacaaccagatagcatcacagttcctcggggataccggcaaatgggtcacaaagtctattgtgataaactcccatttccattcaggaataggcagactgtgaagcaatcctccaggttgtcggtgctctgctttgacctgttgacacaccaaacatctcgaaacaaactgataaacactgcgtttcattcctttccaccagaaacaagtacgtagatccttgtacatcttgttgctcccaggattaatactcaacttagtgcgatgtgcctgagacaaaatctcctctcgcaattcttaatcctgcggaatcacaagcctaccagacaaacacagaaagccatctgactaataatgaaatccagacgagctaccctcgttagctagacgagttAAACGTTGgttcttcgaatcagacatctgagcatctcggatccgcgaatacaaagttggctcagataatatcgcaaacatctggatactctgcatacctttcttatgcttgaaggcataacctgaagtacaacagtcactgatcgcactagacatcgaacaagtctgaagtgcggatagtcgcaccttgcaactcaaagcatcagcggtgagattagcagatCCCGGATGGTACCtaatttcacaatcatagtccttaagcaagtccatccaacgtctctgcctcatgttcaactccgcctgagtgaaaaaatatttgagactcttatggtcggtgaagatctcaaatttctcgccatacagataatgacgccagatcttcaaagcgaacacaatggctgctaactctaaatcgtggactggatagttgtcctcgtgaagcttcagttgtctagaagagtatgcgatcacatgcccattctgagtcagaacacaacctaacccctgaagagaagcatccgtgtaaactacataccctccagatcctgatggtaatgccaacaccgactgtagtagcccgtaaccaaaatcagtaattaaggaattaatcataattacttgggtagagttcggaagccccgaccaggatcgaaagctccgaacacgatcggaagctccgatcgatattacatcaggaccagaagctccgatcacccctatctggagtcaacaagtgatattttgacacgtggaagatcaggatctttggaagctccgatggcaagatcggacgttccgatcgaggttcggacgttccgatcaaggatcggaagttccgatcgttgtctataaatagaaggccgaggcttcactttcatttgccaattccgagttctcctttccattctagtccttttagagttgttctagtcttcttaggcttggtccggaggtcggcgaggagttcgatagtcgtagcggagttgtgcccaagttttggaggcatcgacatcaaagggctaacgacggacgaaggtatagcttttgcttcctataaatatttaggagtatgcaatagcttagttaaggcttttagagcaccttaatgatagtagtatcatttggcagtgtagaacagactataggcatggacctagagttggtagagcttgcactgtattgaggtacgaaagtactgttcgagatatcctgactgagtatgcatgtattatgtgattgcatgatttatatgacatgatattatgctgcattcatttgcatcttgctgtatctctttcgagatgtctgttagtagggttgtaccctatcctgttagtggatggacttccatcgatttgggtccggcgtatccacggttatctcggtatgggagccacctcctgaagcgacggcacaacatgctacataccagggcccggtctgtctctgttatctgatccttgacctcgagtctatagggagttcactttgcatgcatgtatactcatactctcgtactgagcgttttatgctcacgtctcgtactctgtattttttggacaccctattccatgggggaggtttgcgattggacgaggagggtggatccaggaggggctagtcagtggttggccagctggagcttcgtttaggttttattactgttattTGGggttatacagctattcgatttggttgtatattattggataaattacagattcctttacttgggattgtatattgtttatggtttccgcagttttattctgatatctgtttaattaagttaattacatgcataagttctgtttagtaggtgatccgggtaagggtcactacactggcgcagaagtcaaccgctgtcgaagctcacagaaattctcctcacactcagaggaccactcgaaatccacacccttgcgggtaagctgcgtcaacggtcgagctaactgagagaagttcagaatgaagcgacgataataccctgctagacccagaaaactacggatctcagcaactgtcatcggacgcgaccaattaagcaccgcttcaatcttgcttggatcaacagaaatcccctccctggatatgatatggccaagaaagaccactctacccatccagaactcacacttgcttagtttggcgtacaactgctcatctcgaagagtctgcagtaccaaccgcaagtgagaaacatgctcttccatattacgcgaatacaccaagatgtcgtcaatgaataccacgacaaacttgtccaaatactccctgaaaacacggttcatcaaatccatgaatatagccggcgcattagtcaaaccaaatggcattactagaaactcgtaatgcccatagcgagtacgaaatgcagtcttggctatgtcctgatcacggactctcaactgatgatacccagatctcaagtcaatcttggagtaaactaacgtgccctgcagctgatcaaactagtcatcaatacgaggcaacggatacttgttcttcactatAACATGATTCAGCTGccaatagtcaatgcacagccgcatcgacccatccttcttctttacaaaaagaacaggagctccccaaggagatacactaggacgaatgtaccccttgtccaaaagatcctgtagctgattcttcaactcgcgcatctctgacggagccagacgatacggtgctctagaaataggcgaagtacccggcatcaactctatgccaaactcgacttccctagcaggaggaaaacccaaaatctcatcaggaaatacatctggaaattcatccacaacaggaatgctctctatcccaatactctcagcggacaaatcaactgcatagataaggtagccttccccgccagactctagagctcgacaggctctcagagctgataccaaaggcatcggaggtcgcgctccctcaccatagaaaaaccagctctcactcccctccggatgaaagtgtactaatctctgatagcagtccagtgaagctcgataggtaatcaacatatctattcccaaaatgcaatcaaagtcgtccatcgccaggaccatgagattcgctaacagaatgttcccttcaaactctaaagggcaacccatcactagacgcttagccaaagcagattggcccgtcggagtagaaacaaacatcactacgtctagtacaatgcatggtaacttatgcctcttaacaaaacgtgcagaaatgaaggaatgagatgcaccagtgtcaataagtacaagagcaggtataccataaagaaaaaatgtacctgcgatgactttctcattctcctccacagcctgatcatgcctcaaggcaaacacctggccaaaagctcgtggcctcaaatgagaactcccagcaggctgtccctgcgacagctgctgaatggtggcctgagaaccagatcctgaaccaaaaccagaaccacctccccagatagtggacaatctctccggatatgaccagtctctccacaatggaaacaagctccagaagctctacggcacttgtcggatggatggttcttcccacagtgatcacacttgtccttcttaccgaaacggacaacaccagcagagccagaggaagaagtagatccagacttcttaaaagtttGGACActgggacccaaagaactagcaggcctcgactgagggatagacttgttccgccgaatgctgtcctccgcctggtgacaacaactaaccaaaccctcgtaggacatgtcgttgccaaccgccacacgatcatggatctcagggttaaggccctgaaggaacagattatacttcatcccagagctgtcggcaatctcggggcaatagtaTAGCAGATCAaataacttctgctgatactcatcgatagacatggctccctgtcgcagactcagtagctcgcctgccttcgactgacggagtgcaggaggaaaatacagcttctgaaaagctgtgcggaactcggcccaggtggccactcctttcgccgcaacaaaaggtgcagaagtaaacctccaccacctgcgcgcacgtccatccagaagataacccagggtcttcatcttctgctccttggtgcattggaaagtctgaaaagtcatctccatgcagtctaaccagttctccgcatcctccggagactcacctccaactaagggcttaggacccatagctaagaatcgacgcacagtaaaacgctcgtcgtcatgatgacgatgacgccgttctcgacgattctctcggtcggcatcaccccaacgcccaccaatactgccatgagaactctggtcatcacgatctgccatctacaaaaatacctcatgataagACTAAATcacaagaatacttttgcatgctctgataccataaatgtagtgacccttacccagatcacctactaacagaacttaggcatgcaattaacttaattaaaaggatatcaaaataaaactgcggaaaccataaacattacacaatcccaagtaaaggaatctgtaatttatccaaataatatacaaccaaatcgaatagctgtatcaacctcaaaacaacaaaaataaaacctagaagaagctccagctggtcaaccactgactagcccctcttggatccacccgcctcgtccaatcgcaaacctgccccatggaatagggtgtccagaaacacagagtacgagacgtgagcataaaacgctcagtacgagagtatttttatacatgcatgcaaagtgaactccctataaactcgaggtcagggatcagataacagagacagaccgggccctggtatgtagcacgctgtgtcgtcgcttcaggaggtggctcccatatcgaaatacaagtggataagccggacccaaatcgatgaaagtccaaccactaacaggatagggaaaacccaactaacagacatctcgaaggagatagctcagtatgcaaatgaatgcaacataaatcaatgacatataaaccatgcagtcacataatacatgcatactcacaCTATAAGAAAAAAGGCTAAagacaacggtgaaaaaccgttgtcgtaggccttTCAAAACTGTTGTTAAAGACTATGTTGTTAAAGGGGGTGCTTAAagacaacggtgaaaaaccgttgtctttagagtcaaagacaacggtttttcaccgttgtaAAACCGGTGTCTTTGCTTTCAAAGACAATGGTTTTTCACCATTGTCTTTGAATACCCCTTTAATAACACAGTATTttacaacaattttaaaaagCCTACAACAACGGtttaaaaacgttgtctttttttagataaaaaacaaaaaaaaatttaaatacacAATAGCTAGTAttacaaataatttaaaatagaaaattcaaaaataaaatttaatataaaatttgccAACGTTcgaaaataatatttacaatactctaaaaaaattcaaaaacaaccAATAAAATGACTACAAATGACACTAATAAAACAAAAGTCAAGCAACACAACCACCAAAAAGATCTTAGAAAAATGTTCAAAACAAAAAAAGCTCTTAGAAGACTACAGAACTCTGATAAGCTGATTTTCCCATCTTCGTCGATATTTGCGGATCAACCGAGTTCCTCAGACACGTGTGCTACCATGCAACAAAAGAGCACAAGTTGAGGCTTTAATTTAAATCAAACGACAAcatattttcacaaaatttttatattttgtgaaTGGTGTAAGAATAGATACTTCATGCTGATTGTCTAATGTCATAACGTATTGCAACGTCAACTATTTTTAAAGCATTGGATCAGTCCAACCTCGTAGCATATGATTGTGATGATGTCTCTATATATTTGGTTCTTTGCATAAAGTAAAGTGCTTTAATAGGGATAAACACAAATACTAAGCATTCTAAGTTCATCTGGAGTTATAAATCCATCTCCATCCACATCGAATTTTTCAGTGTTGCTATCGATCTACTCACACCCCgcagtgtatatatatattagcaaTATACAAAGCTGCCAAACATGAAAATGCTTGTGCTAACTAGGATATAAATTTAAGTTCCTTGTTATATTAGATATAATTAaatgccaaataaattaaattctgaACACATTGTAAACTCCATGCTTCAAGAAAATCAGGAGAATTCCCTTCTATGCAAACCCGTATCCACCTACCCATAGAAACATGTCTTTTACAACATTTCTTAAAgcttttatttgaaattaaacacaaaaaatgaaatttaaaacCACCCAGAAAAGGAACAAATTCAGATATTCTCCAAAAACAGCAATAAAGCAAGAGCAAGAGCAAGAGCAAGAATCTCATACCCAAATAATTCCCACATGAAACCTGACATCCTGTTTTGGGTCACCAATGGGAAATGAAACACGTACTTGGATAAATCCTGGGAAGTTTTACGTGAATCACGAGAGTATCACAATGCTACGTATATACACAGACagatatatttattaattagtaTTTTAGTTTATATATCTTAAAAAGTTAGTAAATGAGAATTTGTATGTTTTATGTACTTCTCAGAGGGCTGGCTCACaaagcataaacagagtattAATTCGGAGGGCTGGCTCACAAAGTAAGAACTTGGGGCAATCCAAATCAAACAAAGAATCTAAGAAGATCACCAAAGAAAGAGAATGTCACAACTATGAAAAGGGTAAAAGCTGCAAATATTTAAACCATGATAAGATTCTCACCTACATCGCTAAGCACAAATCCAAAAGGGGTGATGCTAAATCTCTTCAAAATCGTCCTCTCAAACAAGTCAAATACCAACATTGCATAAACCTGTAGGCACAATCTTTTAGTCAAAATTTAGTTACGCatgaaaaacataaaacatataaaagaaCCCACGAGAATCTTCCTACAATATTTGTTGCCAATATATGAGCGCATAAGAACATCCATAACGACCAATATTCTAATTATCAGAATCCAAACATGCCCATATCTGGCCTATATGTAGAAGAACTAGTGTTTATTGAATCCGATGATCTTATTTTCAGCTACAAGAACAGATATCCCTATATTCTCTAGAAGCGTGACTTGCTCTGCAATAGTTCCtgcattaaaaaaacaaatcatcGGAAACAAACTGTCATTCTCAAGTTTACACTAGCAAATAAACTGTAAAACAAAGTATCACGACAGAAAGAAATTCCTTTACCCAACAAAAGCTTTTCCAATTGCGTTTAACCCAGTAATTGCTCTCAAAAGCAACGTATTTTGACTAAAAATCCACATGAAAGACACAGACAACACAAGAAAATCTCAAAATATGAATTGAAACATCTTGTCAAAATAAAAGTGGCGACCAGATTCAGGAATTACTTGTCTATCAAGAGGATGCCTGAAGTCATCCGCATCATGATCGCGATTGACAAAGGACGAAGAATCTCGACACAAAATACTTACTCTTCCTCGACCATTAAAACTGAAAAGTACCAGAAATCCCGATTGTACGTTTGTTTGTGACATGAGAACATAAACTAATTCTTCAAGCGTTATTATCCAAAATCCAAATATCAAGAGAAATTAGGGTTGCTGAAATCTATATATatccatgtatatatatatatttatttatttaatatgttACAGCAAAGGGATATATTATAGAATATTAAATTTCTAATAAACAAGATGCTCTGAGCATGCACCAAGCTTGGGTTGCCCAAGTAGTTGAGTCCACCCTCGTTGAACCTGCTGTTTGGAGAATTTGGACAAAAGTCACCTAAAATGTATTTCAAAGATTAATATTACTTAGATTCCAACATGTGAAAAGTTAATGAATAGATAACATCAGCCTTGGCATCCAACAAAAATTGACATCAACTTAACCTACAAGAATATATCAAGTATGGAGAATATCTTACTGCTATTTTGCCACTGATATCGGATTGTACCACCATCAATGCTGCTCCAAATTTGTCTAaaacagaggaggaattgagtAAAAACggaaaaaatgacaaaattgaaaaaaaaaaacagaacgaGAACAAAAATGAAAACAAGAAAGCATGCCACATTAAGGAAGTATTATTGCAGCAACGTCTTCTTTAACCgcaacatatatatacacttAACTTTTCATTTGACGGGTaggttatatcaaaatgaaTCCTATATGGAATCCGCGGGGACCTACTGTTTATATCACATATATACTATAGATTTAACAGGATAATCACATTTTACCCAATtgaaaaactcaaactttcaaaGTAATTATAAAGTTTACCTTCTTGAAATTTCAAATCTTTGCACATATATACACTTCGAAGCACTTTGGCAGTCCAGTACTGGAAGTCTTTGGCAGcagcttgagcaatcttccctttaaaGGCTTCCTTTGTAGCCACAACTACCTATTCTGCTCTAAGCAATGGTTCCGCCGTGTCTTCTTGAATTGATCTAACATTATCAGGATCCACCAACCAATTATATATACGAAGTACAAACCCACTCTAATCAAAGGTTCTCAGAAATATTTCAGTATAAAATAATTTGAGTACGAATAAAAGAActaaaagaatgaaatcaaagattGATAGTGTTCCTTTGGCaccgataaaaaaaatatgggtCATCAAATTTTCACTAAAAGACCATCTGAATTCAACCTGTTGGAGATCAAGAAGAAGGAAAACAAAATGGAAAACCAGCAATAAACAGAGCAAGGACCATTTGAAGAAGAGCAGGATCTGAGTACTAGCACCAACACGCCTTTGCATCAAAAAAATCATGACACTAGGATTTATAATAAAACAATTAGATACTAATAAGAGACGAGGTGGGGAGTGTGGGAGAATCCATACATATGCATTACAGCCAAAgattatcaaaacatcaaattGACAGGAAAACTAACATagtcaatgttttttttttgaaaaaaaaatcatttaatataATACTAAGATAGTTAATCTTCACTGTAAACCAACACTCGAAAGGTGGTAATGAATTAATAAACATGTACAGTCTAGGAAAAACGACCATGCCAATGATTAATTATCGCAGTAACAaacaaaatgagaaaaatgaggtAACATAAGAAGTGGAATTTGAATAcaacaaaaaatatcaaatcattTGGGAGCTAATTCCCAAGATTGTGGCAATTAAATCATTATGTGCCGACGATGAGAAGTAAATGGTAAATTAGACTCTAGAAAACTCCAATGAGAGCAACACCAATCTAGTGCATATACAAATGCTGAAAGAAGGTTAGAGCAAAAAAACATACATTTTGCCAATGACAAATCGAACAATGACAACCTTTTGATCCTCCATCTTTTTCAAAGATGTacctatatacatatatgtaaacTTTGTAACAGAAACAATAATTCCTATCAACATCACACTTAAATAATTCGACATCTACAAGaataacatatttatatatcaaTAATAATGCGATAATtgcaataaaatttgaaataaatcaagGGGATACTTTTTCAACTCCAAGCAGCCCACTGAACCTCACGAGAACGAACTAAAATATCGAGTTAAAAGCTGAAAATAAGCAAAAAAAATTGTCCAACTCAAATCCAAACTTATCTGAAATCCGAACAATGCGCTACTCTGTCGAAAACTCCCCGAAAAAGTGAAACCAGCTGCAAAATTAGGGCTTGGAGTAGGATAGTTCCAAGCTTCAAATCCAACCTATAAACAACCAAAATATCATAGAAATGGCGAGAAAGCGGTCAGAAACTAAAGAAATTGGGATTGGAAGAAATCGTGCAAAACAACTCGCGAACACACTTCGTCAAACTCTATTTCTTGCTCAAAAGTGTCGATTGAAGGCTTGAAATGAAGCTTAGGGTGCGAGCAACAAACCCCTAAAATGATTTCAGATTTCAGGCGAAAGTGGACAACGATTTGGTGCAAGGAAGGTAAAGAAGATAACGGAAGGGAAGGGAACGGGAAAGGATTTGGGTTTgggtttttttccttttttttgggTAACGTGaatgtatatatgtatagatatactaataatttttttgggtaACGTGAGTGTATATATGTATAgatatactaataataataataataataataataatatagatatactaataatactaataataataataataaagagtgtaatgtatatgtattttaaaaaataatttttttaaaaaaaaaataataataataataaaagagtgtaatgtatatgtattttaaaaaatcattttttttaaaaaaataataataataataaataagtgtaatgtatatgtattttaaaaaatcatttttttaaaaaataataataataataaaaaataagtgtaatgtatatgtattttaaaaaatcattttttttaaaaaaaataataaaaggcaacggtttttaaaaaccgttgttataggttcaaaaaacccgctcatagacaacggtttttaaaacccGTTGTCTTTGACTATAAAAGAAGTCCAAAAAatccgctcatagacaacggttttaaaaaaccgttgtctttgacctatgaaagacaacgttttttaaaACCCGTTGTCTTTGACTATAAAAGAAGTCCAAAAAatccgctcatagacaacggttttaaaaaaccgttgtctttgacctatgaaagacaacgttttttaaaaaaccgttgtctatgagcgggttttttgaACTTATGACAACGGTTTTcaaa
It encodes:
- the LOC140892916 gene encoding uncharacterized protein; protein product: MCKDLKFQEDKFGAALMVVQSDISGKIAVTFVQILQTAGSTRVDSTTWATQACFNGRGRVSILCRDSSSFVNRDHDADDFRHPLDRQSKYVAFESNYWVKRNWKSFCWELLQSKSRF